GCTGCCACACATCTACAAATTCCAAAATTTTTGGAAGGAAATGAAACATCCCTATTCCTAGTTTGccacaaaaggaaaaaacaaaaaaaaacattagTAACATTAATTAACAGCTCTGGGAGcaatgaaaagagaaaagagaagtaCCTATAGTTGAAACTTGAAGAGGCTAAGAAAgcagaggaagaagaagagattgaAGTGGATAGATGTTGTGCAATTGACATGTTTACTCTTGCAAGTGAATCTTGAAGAAAACAAAGGGAGACTCTTTTGAAACAAAGGTCCTgccttttttatttgtttattataaaaCAGACTTAAAACCCTAGCATTTCAGTCAAACTTGGGTTACTGGTGACTGTTATTTCCTTCtgttaaaaaggaaaaaccaCACGTGctatattcaataaaattagcCCAATGGGCTAGCTGTTTGGGAGTTGGGACCTAACAGCTAACACGTAACGCAAAaagttcttttgttttcttaaagaaTGTGCGTGTTTATGTGAATAAAGGGGAAGTCTTTAACAAAAACTAGGGTTAGGGTTCTTAATATCTCGAGAAAGGGGAAGAAATTtgctttaataaaattcaggtctttttcttttttccctgcCTGTCGTTCTTGTTCCATTGATCAATTCGGTAAgcatttaattttactttctttctttctttctttctttctttctttttgtgtgTGTCAAGTTAAGTTGCTTTTCCTCTGGATTTGATTTATTGCTGTGTGTTTGATGTTGTATTGTACGTTGCCAAAACTGGCTTTGACTTGGACAAAATTGAACagttgttttttcttcttgatGCGCGagtctttttttatttctgtaTGGATATCTgcaattattttgaaattttggaCCCCggtattatttccattttgtTTTAGCTCTTTGGGCTGAATGTGATCTTTATAAGTGTTGCATTGATTtgtattgaaaatttaattttttgaaattcttttgaaaataCATTTCTTGTCTTCTCAGTAATCAATCTGTATACACTTCTTTGTATGGTCTTGGCTGGTCTGTCATATGGTAATAATGATCATGAATACTTTTCAGTCAGTGGAGCTTCTAGCACATCTCATGTTTGCTCTATAATTCTACTTTAGTTTTCTTCCCACCTTTGTTCTGTTTCCCTGAGAGCAAATCCCCCAATATTactttaaaagttatattggCAACTTGTTAAGTGCTCTTAATCTTAGCTTGCAAAGTTCTAGACTATAATTTAAATCGCTGTACTTTACTAtgtattttcataaaatcttttttatgcTTAAATTACTCAGGTATATTTTGGAATTTCTTAGCAGGCTTGATGGATCTGGAGACAGAAAATAGAATAGCTGCAATTCTTCTGAGAGAAGCAGCAGAATTGCGGTGTCAAGCTGAGAAGGAAGGCGTGCATGTTTATCTTCAAAAACCTGGTATAAGGGGCCGGCCGAATTCACGGTTCCTCACAGCTACTGTTCGTGGGGTACAGCAAGGTTGGTTGGTATTTAGTTCCTTATTCGTTCTTGCTTCACCTTTCATCTGATTTTAGTTGAATGCCATATGAGAAATGTGAACAATTAGGCAAGTGGATATTTGCCAGTCCTCTGAAtggtttttcattttcatgtaTGAAGGCGCATTTTGCCTGGAGTTATGTTTTGGTTTCTTGAAGAGCAGGAGTGGTGTGTTGGTCTGCTTATAAGCTATGTGATATGAATTGAAATCTAGGTAATTATGAACTGAGAAGCAAATAAAGTGTGCTCAATCGTCATCAATTTGAATTATGTGATATGCAAAGGCGACCTGTGCTAGTCTAGGGGAGGCAGGCCTGAAATAAGATGGTACGGTATGGGTAGAATCTTTAATTGTATATCCACTGATCAAATGGGTGGCACTATAGCATGTAGTAATGTTGAAAGCATGACTTGTGATGTAAATTGAATGGTGCTTTCTCATTCTATATTCAGTTGGAGACCTTAAATAGCCCTCTTTTCACTCTGCACTTTAATGTGGTTgtatttattctctttttttctttttcttaatatcttaattggttcctttttcttttggctgGAGAATAATGCCTTGTCTTTCTGTTACATTATCAATATCTGCTTATTTTATCCTTTCTAATTTATTCCATTTTTCACTGGCATGCAGCAAATCGGGCAGTGGAAGTCAATGAGATGTGGCGGGTCCGGCAGAAAGAGCTTGAGTTAGATGATAGGCTTAAAGGAAGATCAAGACATGAGAGTAGCAGTAGCAGTCAACACAGGGAGAACAATCGCTCCCCTAGAAGCACAAGTAAGAGACAAGCTGTAAATGGTGACAACAGTAGTGCTTGCTCTTCAAGCATAAATATACCTGGCAACTGCTATTCCAGAGAAGATGAAGGCTTGAGAGATGAAGAAGTTGAGGAATTTTTGCATTCAAGGTAATTAGATCAGCTCACTTCTTCCGTGAGTGTGGAATATGTATTCATGCTTGCATATGCTTGCAAAAAGATGGTTGTTTTTTCTTGTGCAGACGAATCTCGCGATGTTTGActagatttcttttttaaatgcCCTGACAGGGTCAAGCGCGGTCGAGGTGCAGTAGGGTCAAGGATGGATGAAACAGGTCCTTATCTCCCACGTTCTCCAGAATCCAAGGAGAAACTGTCTTCTAGCCTCGACAGACGGGAGCATCGAACTGTTCTGGGTCCAGAGAAGCCTTCACCATTGAACTCTTATGAATCTTCAGAAGAGGAGCTTGACAAGGATA
The nucleotide sequence above comes from Ricinus communis isolate WT05 ecotype wild-type chromosome 6, ASM1957865v1, whole genome shotgun sequence. Encoded proteins:
- the LOC8268864 gene encoding splicing regulatory glutamine/lysine-rich protein 1, whose translation is MDLETENRIAAILLREAAELRCQAEKEGVHVYLQKPGIRGRPNSRFLTATVRGVQQANRAVEVNEMWRVRQKELELDDRLKGRSRHESSSSSQHRENNRSPRSTSKRQAVNGDNSSACSSSINIPGNCYSREDEGLRDEEVEEFLHSRVKRGRGAVGSRMDETGPYLPRSPESKEKLSSSLDRREHRTVLGPEKPSPLNSYESSEEELDKDRRKKAKKVQSRSSDKHSKKHRMKERSRDKKKKNRKEKRSKH